Proteins co-encoded in one Oceanispirochaeta sp. M1 genomic window:
- a CDS encoding histidinol-phosphatase: protein MKNFHTHTARCGHATGTVEEYVQAAIQRNLTHLGFSDHVPLPDDSWNIRMPYSQLADYNIDMEQARNTYSEIKIYKGAECDYKPEYLNYFKEELLGEYNMDYLMAGVHYIPVDGDWLNCFQAENSKKNLYAYTDFIIKVIDCDLFSFIAHPDVFAHFYHVWDDDAQVCSRAILEAASQKNRILEINGSGYRKDLLETSSGKRRPYPIDDFWLLASEYNVPVIINSDAHDPEYVGDFGDGFRLAEKFGLKIAELPFL, encoded by the coding sequence ATGAAAAATTTTCATACACATACTGCGCGATGCGGTCATGCCACAGGTACCGTTGAAGAATATGTACAGGCTGCTATTCAAAGAAATTTAACTCATCTGGGATTTTCTGACCATGTTCCTCTGCCTGATGATTCCTGGAATATTAGAATGCCCTACAGCCAGCTAGCTGATTATAACATTGATATGGAACAGGCCCGGAATACATACAGTGAAATTAAAATCTACAAAGGTGCCGAATGCGACTATAAACCTGAGTATCTTAACTATTTTAAAGAAGAGCTCCTTGGGGAATACAATATGGACTACCTTATGGCCGGAGTACATTATATACCGGTTGATGGGGATTGGCTCAATTGCTTTCAAGCTGAGAACAGTAAAAAAAATCTATATGCTTATACTGATTTTATTATAAAAGTTATTGATTGTGATCTGTTCAGCTTCATTGCTCATCCTGATGTTTTTGCGCATTTTTATCATGTGTGGGATGATGATGCGCAAGTGTGCAGCAGAGCCATACTGGAAGCGGCTTCACAAAAGAATAGAATACTTGAAATAAATGGATCAGGTTATAGAAAGGATTTGTTGGAGACTTCCAGCGGGAAGAGAAGACCCTATCCAATTGATGATTTCTGGTTGTTGGCATCTGAATATAATGTCCCGGTCATCATTAACTCTGATGCCCATGATCCTGAATATGTTGGTGATTTTGGAGATGGATTCAGATTGGCAGAGAAGTTCGGTTTGAAAATTGCTGAGCTGCCATTTCTATAA
- a CDS encoding helix-turn-helix transcriptional regulator yields the protein MKIHSRLQTWYMVTILFILFALIALSFSISVQVENLFADYRSSVDKIGLDQAQETFNFLDSTAQDIVLKIHSNPPTTLLSLAPSIEKVSPMFIRSFLQMRDMVLPFVKSINVIHVPTGKIITTNQGWTRVTGSLIEDLESAYPDLPLLTPLPLETITSVDNKKELVFAYLFRDKLPGDKGLTRGVILLIDPSWFLNAVSRTDDERTGTKFFIYHPSLGVLGEDSSDPFIKSLSKNIRFTIDDNPHSGSITDSTEPDKYVIDYQVLGDSELYLLRLRDETILQKELFLLRVKISGIAVVFLIIVIIGALLVNKQVYNPFNLVVSEIRESMGDRLSIPENDLDLLNALYGTLRDEYSDSGEDRIINNCLRSLTQEDLETPIEIIEILKKRGINLTEEKPGCLCLISIDDMDEEFTIQPSEAISSYTSLKFQLKNSSSKALSELRLGWTAVFLRRGVMLLLLYSTENGISPNKATVAVFHRMICDFMDVSISMVQSEQLVNLEALRQKYLILSMSLRRRYLLGRGVYLNEINEQKAPDNEERKDIRKLRLLIIKSISDQMEFPAEFKSYINKLKTWLVSAVQDEINAFSLNLTRQLSDKDADFQTQDLFKSLINQPTLDDFYTIVEAFAAENEGNFQHTESRHSALIDLARNMVETNYSDVGLCLTSVATELKMSPTYFGMIFKKAVSTTFSDYLTMVRIQEAARLLRSSQDSVQEIMVSVGIPSESTFYRRFREIFNLTPQLYRQKIILKPGEIGKKSL from the coding sequence ATGAAAATTCACAGCAGACTTCAAACATGGTATATGGTTACCATTCTTTTTATATTATTCGCCCTTATTGCCCTCTCCTTCTCAATCAGCGTGCAGGTGGAAAACCTTTTTGCCGATTACAGGAGTTCGGTGGATAAGATCGGTCTGGACCAGGCGCAGGAAACATTCAATTTTCTTGATTCAACAGCTCAGGATATCGTTCTTAAAATTCATAGCAACCCGCCCACAACTTTACTGTCTTTAGCTCCGTCGATTGAAAAAGTCTCGCCTATGTTCATCCGCAGCTTTTTGCAGATGCGGGATATGGTATTGCCTTTCGTAAAATCCATTAATGTCATCCATGTACCGACAGGAAAGATCATAACAACAAATCAGGGATGGACCAGAGTAACAGGCAGTCTGATAGAAGACCTGGAATCGGCGTACCCCGATCTTCCCCTCCTTACACCTCTCCCCCTGGAGACAATAACTTCCGTTGATAATAAAAAAGAGCTCGTTTTTGCATATCTTTTCCGCGATAAACTGCCGGGTGATAAAGGTCTGACCAGGGGAGTCATCCTGCTGATTGATCCATCCTGGTTTCTCAACGCCGTATCCCGTACCGATGATGAGAGGACGGGAACAAAGTTCTTCATTTATCATCCCAGCCTTGGTGTACTTGGAGAAGATTCAAGTGATCCGTTTATCAAAAGTTTATCTAAAAACATACGATTTACCATTGATGATAATCCTCATTCCGGGAGTATTACAGATTCAACAGAGCCGGATAAATATGTAATTGATTACCAGGTTCTTGGAGATTCGGAACTGTATCTTTTAAGACTGAGGGATGAGACGATTCTACAGAAAGAATTATTTTTATTAAGAGTAAAAATATCAGGAATTGCAGTTGTTTTTCTCATAATAGTAATTATCGGTGCCCTGTTAGTGAATAAGCAGGTATACAACCCATTCAATTTGGTTGTTTCAGAAATTAGAGAATCTATGGGAGATCGCCTGTCTATTCCTGAGAATGATCTGGACCTGCTGAACGCCCTTTACGGGACTTTGAGAGATGAGTATTCCGACTCGGGAGAAGACCGAATTATCAACAATTGTCTGAGGTCCCTGACTCAGGAAGATCTGGAAACCCCTATTGAGATTATTGAAATCTTGAAAAAACGGGGAATAAATCTGACTGAGGAGAAACCGGGATGCCTATGTCTTATTTCTATAGATGATATGGATGAAGAGTTCACTATTCAGCCGTCTGAAGCTATATCGTCTTATACTTCCTTGAAATTCCAACTAAAAAACAGCAGTTCCAAGGCTCTCTCAGAATTGAGATTAGGATGGACAGCCGTGTTCCTCAGGCGTGGAGTTATGCTGCTTTTGCTCTATTCAACAGAGAATGGAATATCTCCAAATAAAGCAACGGTTGCAGTTTTTCACAGAATGATCTGCGATTTTATGGATGTGTCGATCTCTATGGTCCAATCAGAACAACTGGTAAATCTTGAAGCGCTCCGTCAAAAATATCTGATATTATCCATGTCTTTACGACGCAGATATCTTTTGGGCAGGGGGGTATATCTTAATGAGATCAATGAACAAAAAGCACCTGACAATGAAGAAAGAAAAGATATCAGGAAACTCCGTTTACTTATCATTAAGAGCATTTCTGATCAGATGGAGTTTCCCGCAGAATTCAAGTCCTATATTAATAAATTGAAAACATGGTTAGTTTCTGCGGTTCAGGATGAGATTAATGCCTTTTCATTAAACCTGACCAGACAGCTTTCTGATAAAGATGCCGATTTTCAGACACAAGATCTGTTTAAGAGTCTTATAAACCAGCCGACATTAGATGACTTTTATACAATAGTAGAAGCTTTTGCAGCAGAAAATGAAGGAAATTTTCAGCATACAGAATCCAGACATTCTGCTTTGATAGACCTGGCCCGTAACATGGTAGAAACAAATTATTCTGATGTTGGGCTCTGCTTAACATCTGTTGCAACAGAATTGAAAATGAGTCCAACATATTTCGGTATGATCTTTAAAAAGGCCGTAAGTACGACTTTCTCTGACTATCTCACCATGGTCCGTATTCAGGAAGCGGCGAGATTACTGAGATCCAGCCAGGATTCAGTTCAGGAAATCATGGTTTCTGTAGGAATACCGAGTGAAAGCACTTTCTATAGACGTTTCAGAGAGATTTTTAACCTGACACCTCAACTTTACAGACAAAAGATCATTCTTAAACCCGGTGAGATAGGGAAAAAAAGTTTATAG
- a CDS encoding ABC transporter permease subunit, which translates to MLSLLNKKKKSLVDHKGLWLLALPALVITIVIQYMPLPGLIIAFKNFNYGLGMWKSSWSGFSNFAYLFNSGIAARITFNTIRWNLTFIVLTHSVAMMVALMLNDVSRRVVKFYQTVYFFPFFLSWVIAAYLGVALFSGDKGILNSILELFGRERIIWYGHPEPWKIILPLAHLWKQFGYASVIYYTALIALDPQLFEAADIEGASKLQKAFKISIPQLKPLVIILIMMDIGRIFRSDFGLFYQFTKHSEALLPVTDVIDTFVYRSLINLGDPGMAAAAGLYQSVVALVLVLLSNKLVTKFDRESRVF; encoded by the coding sequence ATGTTAAGTTTGTTGAATAAAAAGAAAAAAAGTCTGGTCGATCATAAGGGCCTATGGCTGCTGGCACTGCCCGCGTTGGTTATTACAATTGTAATTCAGTATATGCCGCTCCCCGGGCTGATCATAGCATTTAAAAACTTCAATTACGGTTTAGGTATGTGGAAGAGTTCGTGGTCGGGTTTCTCCAACTTCGCCTATTTATTTAATTCAGGAATTGCCGCACGTATTACCTTTAATACAATACGATGGAATCTTACATTTATAGTGTTGACTCATAGTGTCGCCATGATGGTTGCCCTGATGCTGAATGATGTATCCCGGCGAGTGGTAAAATTCTACCAGACGGTTTATTTCTTCCCATTTTTCCTCTCATGGGTTATTGCTGCTTATCTGGGAGTCGCCCTGTTTAGTGGAGACAAAGGAATCTTGAATAGTATATTGGAGCTATTTGGCCGGGAAAGGATTATATGGTATGGACACCCTGAGCCCTGGAAGATCATTTTACCCCTGGCGCACCTATGGAAACAATTCGGCTATGCTTCGGTCATTTATTATACGGCACTGATCGCACTGGATCCACAGCTCTTCGAGGCTGCAGATATTGAGGGTGCATCAAAACTTCAGAAAGCATTTAAAATCTCTATCCCACAGTTGAAACCCTTGGTGATCATTCTGATTATGATGGATATCGGTCGTATCTTCCGATCAGATTTCGGGCTGTTTTATCAGTTTACCAAACATTCCGAGGCACTTTTACCTGTCACCGATGTAATTGATACATTTGTCTATAGGTCTCTGATTAATCTTGGTGATCCTGGAATGGCTGCTGCTGCCGGTTTATACCAGTCTGTAGTAGCTTTGGTTCTTGTGTTGTTGAGCAATAAACTAGTGACAAAATTTGATAGAGAATCGAGGGTCTTTTAA
- a CDS encoding carbohydrate ABC transporter permease — MKTKNKVLTSSTGSKILIHLVLGLMALLCVLPLIFVLSISFSDEIDITRNGYAVFPRVFSLEAYRMILKDPQQLLTSYSVTIFVSVCGSLLALTISSMIGYVLTRSDFKAAKAITFLIFFPLMFQAGLVPFYIFVVRVLHLKDTLTILIIPYLIIPWLVLLLKGFMTQIPRSVIESGWIDGASEIRIFFKIIAPMSKSALATVGLFYLLAYWNDWWLSLLFISSTAKMPLQLLLQRILSNAEFLRSSMFQSSGTAIDLAKLPGETARMATALLVAGPILVIFPFFQRFLVKGIAVGSIKG; from the coding sequence ATGAAAACAAAAAATAAAGTTCTGACCAGTTCAACCGGTTCAAAAATACTCATTCACCTTGTCCTTGGGTTAATGGCTCTACTTTGTGTTCTGCCACTAATATTTGTTCTCTCCATATCATTTTCCGATGAAATAGATATTACCAGAAACGGATATGCCGTATTTCCCAGAGTCTTTTCTCTTGAAGCATACCGGATGATATTGAAAGATCCTCAACAGCTGCTCACGAGCTATTCAGTTACAATCTTTGTTTCAGTTTGTGGTTCATTACTTGCCCTGACCATTTCTTCCATGATCGGTTATGTACTGACCAGGAGCGATTTTAAAGCAGCAAAGGCTATTACATTTCTGATATTTTTTCCGTTGATGTTTCAAGCGGGCCTTGTTCCTTTCTACATTTTTGTTGTGAGAGTTCTGCATCTCAAAGATACTTTGACGATTCTTATTATTCCCTATCTTATTATTCCCTGGCTTGTCCTGCTCCTCAAAGGATTCATGACTCAGATTCCCAGGAGTGTTATTGAATCTGGATGGATCGATGGAGCATCAGAGATTCGCATATTCTTCAAGATAATTGCTCCCATGTCTAAATCAGCCCTGGCTACAGTGGGTCTGTTTTATCTGCTGGCTTACTGGAATGACTGGTGGCTGTCCCTATTATTCATTTCCAGTACTGCTAAAATGCCGCTTCAGCTTCTCCTTCAGAGGATACTGAGTAATGCTGAATTCTTGCGCAGTTCCATGTTTCAGAGTTCGGGTACTGCAATAGACTTGGCCAAACTGCCTGGTGAAACAGCCCGGATGGCTACAGCGTTGCTGGTAGCAGGTCCCATACTTGTGATATTCCCTTTTTTCCAGCGATTTCTGGTTAAGGGAATAGCTGTGGGATCAATTAAAGGTTAG
- a CDS encoding ABC transporter substrate-binding protein has protein sequence MRTKQTLLVLFLTVFSFVSLMASGQKDEENMSDELVQISWHQIGNPQELLPEVMVEVNKYLAEKIGAELDITVHGWGDYTTKMQTMHAAGEPFDLAFTAPWANPFVPTASKGAYYPLDDLLKEYGKDILAKLPADYWKASTIDGKINAIINLQIMSNQRGVAVLKTYADKYNFDPAKMTSNQELFDFFEKIKKNEPDVIPYFSNKEGIYPDLTDEKSKYWDAILGENAEYIGVRMNDKSRTVINTIITDEYKQNIKSVRDMLDTGYIPSDFATLNLDEEVKGKDYAAFVMTRIKPGVEGENRVRYGKDTIVFGFHKPYVSTDSVQSTMTAIGINSKHPEKAMELYNLVYSDPYLYNLLVFGIEGVHYTLGADGYVTQNSEKAYGLPAWQFGNQFNAYLMPGQDVDVWDQTIALDKAAELSPILGFVFDPTPVRNEIAACSAIFEEYKSTVFYADDLDKMLDEFNTTLVNSGVDKIIAETQKQIDAWAK, from the coding sequence ATGAGAACTAAACAGACGTTATTGGTATTATTTTTAACAGTATTTTCCTTTGTTTCCTTAATGGCCAGTGGTCAGAAGGATGAGGAAAATATGTCAGATGAACTGGTTCAGATATCCTGGCACCAGATTGGTAATCCCCAGGAATTACTACCTGAGGTTATGGTAGAAGTAAATAAATATTTAGCTGAAAAAATTGGTGCAGAGCTGGATATTACTGTTCATGGATGGGGTGATTACACAACTAAGATGCAAACCATGCATGCTGCTGGAGAGCCCTTTGATCTTGCTTTTACTGCTCCCTGGGCCAATCCTTTTGTCCCAACTGCTTCAAAAGGTGCCTATTATCCTCTCGATGATCTTCTGAAGGAATATGGAAAAGACATTCTTGCTAAACTTCCTGCTGATTATTGGAAGGCATCTACAATAGATGGTAAAATCAATGCCATCATCAATCTGCAGATCATGTCTAATCAGAGAGGTGTGGCTGTTCTGAAAACTTATGCAGATAAATATAATTTTGATCCTGCCAAAATGACAAGTAATCAAGAACTTTTTGATTTTTTTGAGAAGATCAAAAAAAATGAACCTGATGTAATACCATACTTCAGCAACAAAGAAGGGATTTACCCGGATTTGACTGATGAAAAATCAAAGTATTGGGATGCCATTCTTGGGGAAAATGCCGAATACATCGGTGTCAGGATGAATGATAAATCCCGAACTGTAATCAATACGATAATAACAGATGAATATAAGCAAAATATAAAAAGTGTCAGAGATATGCTTGATACTGGTTATATCCCCTCAGATTTTGCCACCCTTAATCTGGACGAAGAAGTTAAAGGTAAGGATTATGCGGCATTTGTAATGACTCGAATTAAACCGGGTGTTGAAGGTGAGAATAGAGTTCGATATGGAAAAGACACAATTGTATTTGGTTTTCACAAACCATATGTATCTACAGATTCAGTACAATCGACTATGACTGCTATCGGCATCAACAGTAAGCATCCTGAAAAAGCAATGGAGCTCTATAACCTTGTATACAGCGATCCTTACCTCTATAACCTTCTCGTATTCGGAATCGAAGGTGTTCATTACACTCTTGGAGCTGACGGATACGTTACACAGAATAGTGAAAAAGCATATGGTCTTCCAGCATGGCAGTTCGGAAATCAGTTCAACGCATACCTTATGCCCGGTCAGGATGTTGATGTATGGGATCAGACTATAGCCCTCGACAAGGCTGCAGAATTATCACCTATTCTCGGTTTTGTCTTTGATCCTACACCTGTACGTAATGAAATTGCTGCTTGCAGTGCAATATTTGAAGAGTATAAATCTACAGTTTTTTATGCAGACGATCTCGATAAAATGCTTGATGAATTCAACACTACTCTTGTCAACTCAGGAGTTGACAAGATAATTGCAGAAACTCAAAAACAGATTGATGCCTGGGCAAAATAA
- a CDS encoding glycoside hydrolase family 52 protein — protein MSKFFNAFHSPLGAHSSFTLGCKGKSGGLGLEKGGPACENVYIGLENSSDHHYSLLPFFCEDDDESLRYDHDQVIEESNNRSKIFLFKDEEIERKFRMGTDTWCAGDLECTIYSTPYSAPDPSNSTEEDQKFSFCPAVTVEFIIDNRNCSMDRTALFGYDPANNSDSPNIIENLPQGYKGIASGRSTSMITDDEGVMAAQGFSVENILSEDYEQNYNFGLGCTTLLLFKVPSGERKSFHISICFFRDGIVTTGVETSYWYNRFFKSIYDVGVFALENFERYRKVSLDVNKEFDSPLLNDSQRFQMYHAIRSYYGSTQLLDWNDEPFWVVNEGEYRMMNTFDLTVDQLFFEMRQNPWTVKNVLDLFIKRYSYFDNAHFPDKDNIHQGGISFTHDMGVRNHISPAQYSSYEKFGSDACFSHMSHEQLVNWILCASVYVRGSGDKEWFADNKNVFKQCLISMMNRDNPDSDKRNGLMALDSSRTIKGSEITTYDSLDESLGQARNNLYMAVKCWASYISLSELLDDNYALLAKNQAVLTAKSICEFQNEEGYIPAIMGEGCDAQIIPAIEGLVFPWFMGFDEALKEDGLYGHLIKALKKHFQTILKKGRCLYPDDGWKLSSSTDNSWLSKVYLSQFVARQIFGIVTPETKSLADRAHQSWLLKEENLFFAWSDQMRSGVAFGSKYYPRGVTSILWLRESNEYLNESEN, from the coding sequence ATGTCTAAGTTTTTTAATGCCTTTCATTCTCCCCTGGGAGCTCATTCCAGTTTTACACTAGGCTGTAAAGGTAAATCGGGAGGATTGGGATTGGAGAAGGGTGGCCCTGCATGTGAAAATGTATACATCGGTCTTGAAAACAGCTCTGATCACCATTATTCACTTCTTCCTTTTTTCTGTGAGGACGACGACGAGAGTCTTCGTTATGATCATGACCAGGTTATTGAAGAAAGCAATAATAGATCCAAAATCTTCCTATTCAAGGATGAAGAAATAGAGCGTAAATTCAGAATGGGAACTGACACATGGTGTGCCGGTGATCTGGAATGTACTATCTACTCCACTCCCTATTCTGCACCGGATCCCTCAAATAGTACTGAAGAAGATCAGAAATTCTCTTTCTGTCCGGCAGTTACCGTAGAATTCATTATTGATAACAGAAATTGCAGTATGGATCGAACAGCTTTGTTTGGTTATGATCCGGCAAATAATTCTGACAGCCCCAATATAATAGAAAATCTGCCTCAAGGTTATAAGGGAATCGCCAGCGGGCGTTCCACATCTATGATTACAGATGATGAGGGAGTCATGGCGGCTCAGGGTTTCAGTGTCGAGAATATTCTTTCGGAAGATTATGAACAGAATTACAATTTCGGATTAGGCTGCACAACTTTACTCCTTTTCAAAGTTCCCTCAGGAGAAAGGAAATCTTTCCATATTTCGATTTGTTTTTTCAGAGACGGTATCGTGACAACAGGAGTCGAAACAAGTTACTGGTATAATCGATTTTTCAAATCAATTTATGATGTTGGTGTTTTTGCCCTGGAAAATTTCGAAAGGTACCGTAAGGTTTCCCTTGATGTAAACAAGGAATTCGATTCACCTCTTTTGAACGATTCTCAAAGATTTCAGATGTACCATGCAATAAGGAGCTATTACGGTTCCACACAGTTGCTTGACTGGAATGATGAACCCTTTTGGGTTGTCAATGAAGGTGAGTACCGGATGATGAACACATTTGATCTGACTGTCGATCAGTTGTTTTTTGAGATGAGACAGAATCCCTGGACTGTAAAAAATGTACTGGATCTCTTTATAAAGAGATACAGCTATTTTGATAATGCACATTTTCCAGATAAAGATAATATTCATCAGGGAGGTATCAGTTTCACTCATGATATGGGAGTTCGCAACCATATTTCCCCTGCTCAGTATTCGAGTTATGAAAAATTCGGATCAGATGCCTGTTTTTCCCATATGTCACATGAACAGTTGGTGAACTGGATACTCTGTGCCTCGGTTTATGTAAGAGGGAGCGGAGATAAAGAATGGTTCGCTGATAATAAAAATGTTTTTAAACAATGTCTTATTTCTATGATGAATAGAGACAATCCCGACAGTGACAAGCGAAATGGACTGATGGCACTGGACAGTTCCCGAACAATCAAAGGTTCTGAAATTACAACTTATGACAGTCTGGATGAATCCCTCGGGCAGGCAAGAAATAACTTGTACATGGCAGTTAAATGTTGGGCTTCATACATATCTCTATCAGAGTTATTGGATGATAACTATGCCCTGCTTGCTAAAAACCAGGCCGTATTGACGGCAAAATCAATCTGCGAATTCCAAAATGAAGAGGGATATATTCCTGCTATTATGGGGGAGGGCTGCGATGCTCAGATTATTCCGGCCATTGAGGGTTTAGTCTTTCCCTGGTTTATGGGATTTGATGAAGCCTTAAAGGAAGATGGCCTCTATGGACATTTAATCAAGGCCCTGAAAAAACACTTTCAAACAATTTTGAAAAAGGGTCGTTGTCTCTATCCCGATGATGGATGGAAACTTTCCAGTTCTACCGATAACTCATGGCTCTCAAAGGTCTATCTTAGTCAGTTTGTGGCCAGACAGATCTTTGGAATTGTCACCCCTGAGACAAAGTCTCTTGCAGATAGAGCTCATCAAAGCTGGTTGTTGAAAGAGGAAAACCTCTTTTTTGCCTGGAGTGATCAGATGAGAAGCGGCGTTGCCTTTGGAAGTAAATATTATCCCCGGGGAGTTACTAGTATTTTATGGCTCAGAGAAAGCAATGAGTACTTGAACGAATCGGAGAACTAA
- the yicI gene encoding alpha-xylosidase, whose amino-acid sequence MKFRDGYWTTKPEVTLNNPTEIRGYEISGKGLTTYFSTKKVKHRGDTLNTALLTTTYSSPIKDVIHVCSFHHKGRLESGPKFEVLEDLENGTTVDENETSLIVNTGDLSLEISRINDLSIRYKYNGKDLTEVLPKLSGHVSLDDGQTYMSEQLKLSVGELVYGLGERFTSLVKNGQVVDIWNEDGGTSSELAYKNIPFYLTNRGYGIFIADPGPVSFEIASELVSSVQFSVPGEKLDYYIIAGRDAGDIISKYTLLSGRPALPPQWSFGLWLTTSFTTDYNEETVSHFIDGMKKRRIPLHVFHFDCFWMKEYQWMDFSWDRDQFPDPKAMISRLKNKGLKVCVWINPYIAQKSRLFDIGMKSGFLLKNSDGHVWQTDQWQAGMALVDFTNPEAVDWYQNELRQLMAQGVDTFKTDFGECIPVDVRYFDGSDPVKMHNYYTYLYNKAVFEVVEELRGVNQALLFARSATAGGQKFPVHWGGDCSATYESMAESLRGGLSLSLSGFGFWSHDISGFEKTATADLFKRWTAFGAFTTHTRLHGNESYRVPWNFDEESNDVLRFFINLKCSLMPYIYSKACETAHTGVPVMRAMMMEFPQDRGCDSLDQQYMFGDSLLIAPLFNDQGSIQYYLPEGQWTHFITGVVSIGGRWVSENHSYFSLPVMVKQGSLIPVGNNIEKPDYDYSDGVLFHLFVLGEGETTEAVIYNEKADRVMEVRISRSDNFYQINKEGQGQNWKVLLRGFDKKCNIEGASQLLIDQGLLITPDIDKSSISLSF is encoded by the coding sequence ATGAAATTCAGAGATGGTTATTGGACAACAAAACCGGAAGTGACCTTAAATAATCCTACAGAGATCAGGGGCTATGAAATCTCTGGAAAGGGTTTAACAACTTATTTTTCAACAAAAAAAGTGAAGCACCGAGGCGACACTCTCAATACTGCGCTTCTTACAACGACTTATTCATCTCCTATAAAAGATGTCATACATGTTTGCAGCTTCCACCACAAAGGCCGTCTTGAATCGGGCCCGAAGTTTGAGGTCCTCGAAGATCTTGAAAATGGTACTACAGTAGACGAAAATGAAACTTCCCTCATAGTCAACACCGGGGATCTCAGCCTGGAAATTTCCCGTATAAATGATTTGTCCATTCGCTATAAATATAATGGAAAAGATTTAACTGAAGTTCTTCCAAAGCTCTCAGGTCATGTCAGTCTAGATGACGGTCAGACCTATATGAGTGAACAGCTGAAGCTGTCAGTAGGTGAATTAGTCTATGGTCTGGGTGAACGTTTTACATCATTGGTAAAAAATGGACAGGTTGTGGATATCTGGAATGAAGATGGTGGTACAAGCAGTGAACTGGCCTATAAAAATATTCCCTTCTACCTGACAAACAGGGGTTATGGTATCTTTATTGCTGATCCGGGACCTGTTTCATTTGAGATAGCGTCAGAGCTTGTCAGCAGTGTCCAGTTTTCAGTGCCTGGTGAAAAACTTGATTATTATATAATTGCCGGCAGGGATGCCGGGGATATTATTTCAAAGTATACACTATTAAGCGGCCGGCCGGCTCTGCCTCCTCAATGGTCATTCGGCCTATGGCTGACAACCTCTTTCACAACAGACTATAACGAGGAGACTGTCAGTCATTTTATTGATGGTATGAAAAAACGGAGGATTCCCCTGCATGTCTTTCATTTTGATTGTTTCTGGATGAAAGAATATCAGTGGATGGATTTTTCCTGGGACAGGGATCAGTTTCCAGATCCGAAAGCCATGATTTCGCGTTTGAAGAATAAGGGACTCAAAGTCTGTGTCTGGATTAATCCATATATAGCCCAAAAATCCAGATTATTTGATATAGGGATGAAGAGTGGATTTCTGTTGAAGAATTCTGATGGTCATGTCTGGCAGACGGATCAGTGGCAGGCGGGAATGGCTCTGGTGGATTTTACTAATCCTGAAGCTGTTGATTGGTATCAGAATGAGCTCAGACAATTAATGGCACAGGGTGTTGATACATTTAAAACAGATTTCGGTGAATGCATTCCCGTGGATGTCCGATATTTCGATGGATCTGACCCAGTTAAAATGCACAATTATTATACATATCTTTATAATAAAGCAGTCTTTGAGGTAGTTGAAGAACTGAGGGGTGTAAACCAGGCACTGCTTTTCGCCAGATCGGCTACAGCTGGAGGGCAGAAATTTCCTGTTCATTGGGGTGGTGACTGTTCTGCTACTTATGAGTCCATGGCCGAAAGTTTAAGAGGCGGTTTATCCCTGTCACTATCGGGATTCGGCTTCTGGAGCCATGATATCAGCGGGTTTGAGAAAACGGCTACAGCAGATCTATTTAAACGCTGGACTGCCTTTGGTGCCTTTACGACTCATACAAGGCTCCATGGGAATGAGTCATATCGTGTCCCCTGGAACTTTGATGAAGAATCAAACGATGTTCTCAGGTTTTTTATCAACCTCAAGTGTTCTCTAATGCCCTATATCTATTCAAAAGCATGTGAAACAGCTCATACCGGTGTTCCTGTAATGAGAGCTATGATGATGGAATTCCCTCAAGACAGAGGCTGTGATTCTCTGGATCAGCAGTATATGTTTGGTGATTCTCTTCTTATTGCCCCCCTGTTCAATGATCAGGGATCTATTCAGTATTATCTGCCTGAGGGTCAATGGACCCATTTCATAACTGGTGTTGTGAGCATCGGCGGCCGGTGGGTCAGTGAAAATCATAGTTATTTCAGTCTCCCTGTCATGGTAAAACAAGGCTCACTGATACCTGTTGGAAATAATATTGAGAAGCCGGATTATGATTATTCAGATGGTGTTCTCTTTCATTTATTTGTACTTGGTGAAGGTGAAACTACTGAAGCAGTAATTTACAACGAGAAAGCAGACAGGGTCATGGAAGTCCGTATCAGCCGATCAGATAATTTTTATCAGATAAACAAAGAGGGTCAGGGGCAGAATTGGAAAGTTTTACTGCGTGGCTTTGATAAGAAATGTAATATTGAAGGTGCTTCACAGTTACTTATTGATCAGGGATTACTCATCACTCCTGATATTGACAAATCCTCTATCAGCTTAAGTTTTTAA